A window of Hevea brasiliensis isolate MT/VB/25A 57/8 chromosome 14, ASM3005281v1, whole genome shotgun sequence contains these coding sequences:
- the LOC110673298 gene encoding ceramide synthase LOH2 — MESISSHIGSPNPWHFLVAVYFAVGFVAARFLLDKFVFRRLAIWLLQKKAVPRRIDEATRATIVKCSESMWKLTYYATVEVCVLKITYNEPWFRNTREYFRGWPDQELKLPLKLFYMCQCGFYIYSIAALLTWETRRKDFAVMMSHHVVTVILIGYSYITRFFRIGSIILALHDASDVLMEAAKVFKYSGKELGASICFGLFAISWLLLRLVFFPFWVIKTSCYDVVDFLDLSKAYPLSLYYVFNTMLLMLLVFHIYWWVLIYSMIMKQLRNRGRVGEDIRSDSEDDD; from the exons ATGGAATCGATCTCGAGCCACATTGGCTCTCCAAACCCCTGGCATTTCCTTGTTGCTGTCTATTTCGCTGTTGGTTTCGTTGCTGCTAGGTTCTTATTGGACAAATTCGTCTTTCGA AGGTTGGCCATTTGGTTGTTGCAAAAGAAAGCTGTGCCACGGAGGATTGATGAGGCTACACGTGCAACAATTGTAAAATGCTCAGAATCTATGTGGAAGCTAACATACTATGCTACTGTTGAAGTATGTGTTCTTAAAATTACCTACAATGAGCCATGGTTCAGAAACACAAGAGAATACTTCAGAGGTTGGCCAGATCAAGAATTAAA GCTTCCCCTAAAACTTTTCTACATGTGCCAATGTGGATTCTACATCTACAGTATTGCTGCACTCCTTACATGGGAAACTAGAAGGAAGGACTTTGCTGTAATGATGTCTCATCATGTAGTTACAGTTATACTGATTGGATACTCTTACATTACAAG ATTTTTTCGGATAGGCTCAATTATCCTTGCCCTGCATGATGCAAGCGATGTATTGATGGAAGCTGCAAAAGTTTTTAAATATTCTGGGAAGGAGCTTGGAGCAAGCATTTGCTTTGGATTATTTGCCATCTCGTGGCTCCTACTACGACTAGTATTCTTTCCATTTTGGGTAATCAAGACTTCATG CTATGATGTTGTGGACTTCTTAGATTTGTCAAAGGCCTATCCCCTTTCACTGTACTATGTTTTCAATACAATGCTGCTGATGCTACTTGTGTTCCACATCTACTGGTGGGTTCTGATATACTCAATGATAATGAAACAGCTAAGAAATAGAGGAAGAGTGGGCGAAGATATAAGATCTG ATTCAGAAGATGATGATTAG